The following coding sequences lie in one Streptomyces venezuelae genomic window:
- a CDS encoding agmatine/peptidylarginine deiminase, protein MTAAADGFRMPAEWAPHERTWMAWPCPNPTFDDPEGLDASRLAWANVARAVRRFEPVTVVCGPAQSTYAAELLGPDIEVTERELDDAWMRDIGPTFLTDGKGGLAAVDWTFNGWGAQEWARWDHDSKVGAYVADLAGARTYASKLVNEGGGLHVDGEGTVLLTETVQLGPERNPGWTKEQVEAEIHAHLGTTKAIWLPRGLTADYPGHGYGTLGHVDIVAAFAAPGVVVVHSQRDPAHPDFEVSKEVVAALTGQTDARGRTLRIVEVPAPTVLKDDEGWVDYSYINHYLCNGGVVLCAFGDPNDEIAAGIFRSLFPDRTVTLVDARTIFAGGGGIHCITQQQPKV, encoded by the coding sequence ATGACCGCTGCCGCCGACGGCTTCCGCATGCCCGCCGAGTGGGCCCCGCACGAGCGCACCTGGATGGCGTGGCCGTGCCCCAACCCGACGTTCGACGACCCGGAAGGCCTCGACGCGTCGCGTCTCGCGTGGGCGAACGTCGCCCGTGCCGTACGCCGCTTCGAACCCGTCACCGTCGTGTGCGGCCCCGCGCAGTCCACGTACGCCGCGGAGCTGCTCGGCCCGGACATCGAGGTGACCGAGCGGGAGCTCGACGACGCGTGGATGCGGGACATCGGGCCGACGTTCCTCACCGACGGCAAGGGCGGCCTCGCCGCCGTCGACTGGACGTTCAACGGCTGGGGCGCCCAGGAGTGGGCCCGCTGGGACCACGACTCCAAGGTCGGGGCGTACGTCGCCGACCTCGCCGGAGCGCGGACGTACGCCTCGAAGCTCGTCAACGAGGGCGGCGGCCTACACGTCGACGGCGAGGGCACCGTGCTGCTCACCGAGACCGTGCAGCTCGGCCCCGAGCGCAACCCCGGCTGGACGAAGGAGCAGGTCGAGGCGGAGATCCACGCCCACCTCGGCACCACCAAGGCGATCTGGCTGCCGCGCGGCCTCACCGCCGACTACCCGGGCCACGGCTACGGCACCCTCGGCCACGTCGACATCGTCGCCGCCTTCGCCGCGCCCGGCGTCGTCGTCGTGCACTCCCAGCGCGACCCCGCCCACCCCGACTTCGAGGTCAGCAAGGAGGTCGTCGCGGCCCTCACCGGGCAGACGGACGCCCGCGGCCGCACCCTGCGGATCGTCGAGGTGCCCGCGCCGACCGTCCTGAAGGACGACGAGGGCTGGGTCGACTACTCGTACATCAACCACTACCTCTGCAACGGCGGCGTCGTCCTGTGCGCCTTCGGCGACCCCAACGACGAGATCGCGGCGGGCATCTTCCGCTCTCTCTTCCCCGACCGGACCGTGACGCTCGTCGACGCCCGTACGATCTTCGCGGGGGGCGGTGGCATCCACTGCATCACCCAGCAGCAGCCGAAGGTGTGA
- a CDS encoding TolB family protein, whose amino-acid sequence MYCTHRKRIALAAAAGVVAATVTALPAAFAADPAVAPRTEGISVTAGGHAANGRSAGAVISRDGRFAAFDSEATDLVPGDTNGARDIFVRDLRTGKTERIAVAGRQVGGPSLSADGRYVAFVSSPADSYSDRDVRLHDRRTGKTERLDVELPDGYPGDSAGSVSLSANARYAVFDTDGPRFDGTAVFLRDRRTGTTERISHPYAGGDGERNAHSATVSDNGRYVVYASSFVNGPRGDDWSDLWLRDRKTGGLSQIDRSHDGAKTEKESLRPSLSGDGRTVVFESRDTHLVPDDNDASWNVFVHDVASGRNQRIHGTQGGPGEVYTRSPAISADGRYLTYMSELAETGSAYGKEWPTYLRDLRKGTTTLVSPDTSGGAATADVLPGGIARNGARVTFTSSDATLLPGDTNDGDDVFVRHLR is encoded by the coding sequence ATGTACTGCACCCATCGCAAGCGCATCGCGCTGGCCGCCGCCGCGGGCGTCGTCGCGGCCACCGTCACCGCCCTGCCGGCCGCCTTCGCCGCCGACCCGGCCGTGGCGCCCCGCACCGAGGGCATCAGCGTCACCGCGGGGGGCCACGCCGCGAACGGCCGGTCCGCGGGGGCCGTGATCAGCCGCGACGGCAGGTTCGCGGCCTTCGACTCCGAGGCCACCGACCTGGTGCCCGGCGACACGAACGGGGCGCGCGACATCTTCGTACGCGATCTGCGCACCGGGAAGACGGAGCGCATAGCCGTCGCGGGACGCCAGGTCGGCGGGCCGTCCCTGAGCGCCGACGGCCGCTACGTCGCGTTCGTCTCCAGCCCCGCGGACTCCTACTCCGACCGGGATGTGCGCCTGCACGACCGCAGGACGGGGAAGACCGAGCGCCTCGACGTCGAGCTGCCCGACGGGTACCCCGGCGACAGCGCGGGCAGCGTCTCCCTCAGCGCGAACGCGCGCTACGCCGTCTTCGACACGGACGGACCGCGGTTCGACGGCACGGCCGTCTTCCTGCGCGACCGCAGGACCGGCACCACCGAGAGGATCAGCCACCCCTATGCGGGCGGCGACGGTGAGCGCAACGCCCACTCGGCGACCGTCAGCGACAACGGCCGGTACGTCGTCTACGCCAGCTCCTTCGTCAACGGGCCGCGCGGCGACGACTGGAGCGACCTGTGGCTGCGTGACCGCAAGACGGGCGGCCTCTCCCAGATCGACCGCTCCCACGACGGCGCCAAGACGGAGAAGGAGTCCCTGCGGCCGTCCCTCAGCGGCGACGGCCGCACCGTCGTCTTCGAGTCACGGGACACCCACCTCGTGCCCGACGACAACGACGCCTCCTGGAACGTGTTCGTGCACGACGTGGCCTCCGGCCGCAACCAGCGCATCCACGGCACCCAGGGCGGCCCCGGCGAGGTGTACACCCGCTCGCCCGCGATCAGCGCCGACGGCCGGTATCTGACGTACATGTCGGAACTCGCCGAGACGGGCAGCGCGTACGGCAAGGAGTGGCCGACCTACCTCCGGGACCTGCGGAAGGGCACCACCACGCTCGTCTCCCCGGACACGAGCGGCGGCGCCGCGACGGCCGACGTCCTGCCCGGCGGCATCGCGCGGAACGGCGCCCGCGTCACCTTCACGTCGTCGGACGCGACCCTTCTTCCGGGTGACACGAACGACGGCGACGACGTCTTCGTACGCCACCTGCGCTGA
- a CDS encoding branched-chain amino acid aminotransferase: MTTTPSIELKPSSTPLATAEREAILANPGFGRHFTDHMVTIKWTEGRGWHDGQLVPYGPLSLDPATNVLHYAQEIFEGLKAYRQPDGTVATFRPDANARRFQSSARRLGMPELPVETFIEACDLLVKQDIDWVPAHGGEESLYLRPFMIATEVGLGVKPANEYLFVVIASPAGAYFPGGVKPVSIWLSEDRVRAVPGGMGDAKTGGNYAASLLAQAEAAAKGCDQVAYLDAVEHKWVEELGGMNLYFVYGNKIVTPTLTGSLLAGVTRDSLLSVARDLGYESEEARVSIDQWKTDSENGTLTEVFACGTAAVITPVGTVKCNAGEWQQSGGQPGEVTLKLREALLDIQRGKAADQHGWMHGLGG; encoded by the coding sequence ATGACGACGACCCCGAGCATCGAGCTCAAGCCCTCATCGACGCCGCTGGCCACCGCCGAGCGCGAGGCGATCCTGGCGAACCCCGGGTTCGGCCGCCACTTCACCGATCACATGGTGACGATCAAGTGGACGGAGGGCCGCGGCTGGCACGACGGGCAGCTCGTGCCGTACGGCCCGCTCTCCCTCGACCCGGCCACGAACGTCCTGCACTACGCGCAGGAGATCTTCGAGGGCCTCAAGGCCTACCGGCAGCCCGACGGCACGGTGGCCACGTTCCGGCCGGACGCCAACGCCCGCCGCTTCCAGTCCTCCGCGCGCCGCCTCGGCATGCCCGAGCTGCCCGTCGAGACGTTCATCGAGGCGTGCGACCTGCTCGTGAAGCAGGACATCGACTGGGTGCCGGCGCACGGCGGCGAGGAGTCCCTCTACCTCCGCCCCTTCATGATCGCCACGGAGGTCGGCCTGGGCGTGAAGCCCGCCAACGAGTACCTCTTCGTCGTCATCGCCTCGCCCGCCGGCGCGTACTTCCCCGGCGGCGTGAAGCCCGTCTCCATCTGGCTCTCCGAGGACCGCGTGCGGGCCGTGCCCGGGGGCATGGGCGACGCCAAGACCGGCGGCAACTACGCGGCGTCGCTGCTCGCGCAGGCGGAGGCGGCGGCGAAGGGCTGCGACCAGGTCGCCTACCTCGACGCCGTCGAGCACAAGTGGGTCGAGGAACTGGGCGGCATGAACCTGTACTTCGTGTACGGCAACAAGATCGTCACCCCCACCCTGACGGGCTCGCTGCTCGCGGGCGTCACCCGCGACTCTTTGCTGTCGGTCGCCCGTGACCTCGGCTACGAGTCGGAGGAGGCGCGGGTCTCCATCGACCAGTGGAAGACGGACTCCGAGAACGGCACGCTCACGGAGGTCTTCGCCTGCGGCACGGCGGCGGTCATCACGCCCGTCGGCACGGTGAAGTGCAATGCGGGGGAGTGGCAGCAGAGCGGGGGGCAGCCGGGTGAGGTCACGCTGAAGCTGCGTGAGGCGCTGCTCGACATCCAGCGGGGCAAGGCGGCGGACCAGCACGGCTGGATGCACGGGCTCGGGGGCTGA
- a CDS encoding cytosine permease: protein MPIEQRGVDTIPDGERTSGPRDLVSILIGSNLCLGVIVFGWLPVSFGLGWWQSVSAVVAGTVIGTALTAPLALVSLRTGTNLSTSSGAQFGVRGRLVGSVVGLLLSLGYTALTIWIGGDVMVGTLHRLLGVPADGFAYSLIYALLAAATVTGAVYGYRVLLRLSRVLAVGMTALLALGVVAYAPDFTTTALPGAGGYALGSFWPTWLLALVAAGLSGPIAFITLLGDYTRYISPARHSSRAVLGAAWLGLLAGLLLPQLFGTFTAYAARAALDYAGGLVDASPAWYLVPLLLAASAGSVGNAGLMLYSMGLDLDAILPRASRARATYTVAVVATACVFVGHYAWEAQDAMTSFVLLLTAIGTPWAVITLIGFARCRGEYDADALQVFNRRARGGVYWFRGGWNARATTAWALGAGVGVLAVSLPSYEGPLLALTGGVDCSFLLSGVVGAAAYLSLTPRAVQPPADPSALHLQPGGGWSRSSPRP from the coding sequence ATGCCGATAGAACAGCGCGGAGTCGACACCATCCCGGACGGGGAGCGCACCAGCGGCCCCCGCGATCTCGTCTCGATCCTCATCGGCTCGAACCTCTGCCTGGGGGTGATCGTCTTCGGCTGGCTGCCGGTGTCGTTCGGCCTCGGCTGGTGGCAATCGGTGAGCGCGGTCGTGGCGGGCACGGTGATCGGCACGGCGCTGACCGCGCCGCTCGCGCTGGTCTCCCTGCGCACCGGCACGAACCTCTCGACGTCGTCCGGCGCCCAGTTCGGGGTCCGCGGCCGGCTCGTCGGCTCGGTCGTCGGCCTGCTCCTGTCCCTCGGCTACACCGCGCTGACGATCTGGATCGGCGGCGACGTGATGGTCGGCACGCTGCACCGCCTCCTCGGCGTGCCCGCCGACGGATTCGCGTACTCCCTGATCTACGCCCTGCTCGCGGCGGCCACGGTGACCGGCGCGGTCTACGGCTACCGCGTCCTGCTGCGCCTCTCCCGCGTCCTCGCCGTCGGCATGACGGCGCTGCTCGCGCTCGGCGTCGTGGCCTACGCCCCCGACTTCACGACCACCGCGCTGCCCGGCGCGGGGGGCTACGCGCTCGGCTCGTTCTGGCCGACGTGGCTGCTGGCGCTGGTCGCGGCGGGCCTCTCCGGCCCGATCGCCTTCATCACCCTGCTCGGCGACTACACCCGCTACATCTCCCCGGCCCGCCACAGCTCCCGCGCGGTCCTCGGCGCGGCGTGGCTCGGCCTGCTCGCCGGGCTCCTGCTCCCCCAGCTCTTCGGCACGTTCACGGCGTACGCGGCGCGGGCGGCGCTCGACTACGCGGGCGGACTCGTCGACGCGTCCCCCGCCTGGTACCTGGTTCCGCTCCTCCTCGCCGCGTCCGCGGGATCGGTCGGCAACGCGGGCCTGATGCTCTACTCCATGGGCCTCGACCTGGACGCGATCCTGCCCCGCGCGTCCCGCGCCCGCGCCACGTACACGGTCGCCGTCGTCGCCACGGCCTGCGTCTTCGTCGGCCACTACGCGTGGGAGGCGCAGGACGCGATGACGTCCTTCGTGCTGCTCCTCACGGCGATCGGCACGCCGTGGGCCGTGATCACCCTCATCGGCTTCGCGCGCTGCCGCGGGGAGTACGACGCGGACGCCCTCCAGGTCTTCAACCGCCGCGCGCGGGGCGGCGTCTACTGGTTCCGCGGCGGCTGGAACGCGCGGGCGACGACGGCGTGGGCGCTGGGCGCCGGGGTGGGCGTCCTGGCCGTCTCCCTCCCCTCGTACGAGGGCCCGCTCCTCGCCCTGACCGGCGGGGTCGACTGCAGCTTCCTGCTCTCGGGGGTGGTGGGCGCGGCGGCCTACCTCTCCCTGACGCCCCGCGCCGTCCAGCCCCCCGCCGACCCCTCGGCTCTTCACCTGCAGCCCGGTGGGGGCTGGTCGCGCAGTTCCCCGCGCCCCTGA
- a CDS encoding TetR/AcrR family transcriptional regulator — MAGQARARKNAPPREDVLAAAMEMIAERGLEKLTMAALGRAVGMSSGHLLYYFRTKDELLLRTLEWSEGRLGAERGRLLARRGTARERLDAYVELYVPDTVGDPHWTLWLEVWNRSLNADEEGRDRQAAIEGAWHRDLVALLAEGVSRGEFGTVDPDRFATRLRALLDGFSIHVAIGLRGTGRDQVLAHVGEFLDAGLATDS, encoded by the coding sequence ATGGCCGGTCAGGCCCGCGCGCGGAAGAACGCCCCGCCGCGTGAGGACGTGTTGGCGGCCGCCATGGAGATGATCGCCGAGCGCGGCCTGGAGAAACTGACCATGGCCGCGCTCGGCCGTGCGGTCGGCATGAGCTCCGGCCATCTCCTCTACTACTTCCGCACCAAGGACGAGCTGCTCCTGCGCACCCTGGAGTGGAGCGAGGGCCGCCTCGGCGCCGAGCGCGGCCGCCTCCTCGCACGGCGCGGCACGGCGCGCGAGCGCCTCGACGCGTACGTCGAGCTGTACGTCCCCGACACCGTCGGCGACCCGCACTGGACGCTCTGGCTGGAGGTCTGGAACCGGTCCCTCAACGCCGACGAGGAGGGCCGCGACCGGCAGGCCGCGATCGAGGGGGCCTGGCACCGCGACCTGGTGGCGCTGCTCGCCGAGGGGGTCTCGCGCGGCGAGTTCGGCACGGTCGACCCCGACCGCTTCGCGACCCGGCTGCGGGCGCTGCTCGACGGGTTCTCCATCCATGTGGCGATCGGGCTGCGGGGGACGGGCCGGGACCAAGTCCTCGCACATGTGGGGGAGTTCCTGGACGCCGGGCTCGCCACGGACTCCTAG